A genomic window from Erythrobacter sp. BLCC-B19 includes:
- a CDS encoding sigma-54-dependent transcriptional regulator: MSAAPIHVALVEDELPLREATMQMLSLDGAEVTGFADARAALDWLTADFPGVVVSDVRMPGIDGIAFFARLREIDPDLPVILTTGHGDVAMAVAAMKNGAADFLTKPYSSADLILAVRAAAERRALALENRRLREEAGRSAHSAIPGTSPAAQRLRSVIEGVARSEIDVVLTGPAGTGKSHAARAIHDLSPRRSRPFVTVDAGVLAHEDAELLLFGRDPGGPGGVGLSRTGLIERAQGGTLFLDEIEAASGVLTTRLLSLVEKRQVLPIGAAQPRRLNIRIIIAQLAGGAAEDARDPLWHRLGAVQIAFPALDERREDLPELFRRFVARHARELDMPAPTIGASQWRHVQTHKWPGNLHELSGYARAFVLGLADLDTLPAAPGSSELSLQQIVADFERTVLEDALRRCRGDIAALQAQLQTPRKTLYDKLAKYDLKPAHYR; this comes from the coding sequence ATGAGCGCCGCCCCGATCCATGTCGCGCTGGTCGAGGACGAGCTGCCGCTGCGCGAGGCGACGATGCAGATGCTCAGCCTCGACGGGGCCGAGGTCACGGGCTTTGCCGATGCGCGCGCGGCGCTCGACTGGCTGACGGCGGATTTTCCCGGTGTGGTCGTCAGCGATGTGCGGATGCCCGGCATCGACGGGATCGCCTTCTTCGCGCGGCTGCGGGAGATCGACCCCGATCTGCCGGTGATCCTCACCACCGGGCACGGCGATGTCGCGATGGCGGTGGCGGCGATGAAGAACGGCGCGGCGGATTTCCTGACCAAGCCCTATTCCTCCGCCGATCTGATCCTCGCCGTGCGCGCCGCTGCCGAGCGCCGGGCGCTGGCGCTTGAAAACCGGCGTTTGCGCGAAGAGGCAGGGCGCAGCGCTCACAGCGCGATCCCCGGCACCTCGCCCGCCGCCCAGCGGCTGCGATCGGTGATCGAGGGGGTCGCGCGGTCGGAAATCGATGTCGTGCTGACCGGCCCGGCCGGCACGGGCAAGAGCCACGCCGCGCGCGCGATCCATGACCTCAGCCCGCGCCGCAGTCGCCCCTTTGTGACGGTCGATGCCGGCGTGCTCGCGCATGAGGATGCCGAACTGCTGCTGTTCGGCCGCGATCCGGGCGGGCCCGGCGGGGTGGGACTTTCGCGCACCGGGCTGATCGAGCGTGCGCAGGGCGGGACGCTGTTCCTTGACGAGATCGAGGCGGCCAGCGGGGTGCTGACGACAAGGCTGTTGTCGCTGGTGGAAAAACGGCAGGTGCTGCCGATCGGCGCGGCGCAGCCCCGGCGGCTCAACATCCGCATCATCATCGCCCAGCTCGCTGGAGGGGCCGCCGAAGACGCGCGTGATCCGCTGTGGCACCGGTTGGGCGCGGTGCAGATCGCCTTTCCGGCGCTTGACGAGCGGCGCGAGGATCTGCCGGAGCTGTTCCGCCGCTTTGTCGCCCGCCATGCCCGCGAACTGGATATGCCCGCGCCGACCATCGGGGCGAGCCAGTGGCGGCACGTTCAGACCCACAAGTGGCCGGGCAACCTCCACGAATTGTCAGGCTATGCGCGCGCTTTCGTGCTCGGCCTTGCCGATCTCGACACCCTGCCAGCTGCCCCCGGTTCGTCCGAGCTGTCGCTCCAGCAGATCGTCGCAGATTTCGAACGCACCGTGCTCGAAGACGCGCTGCGCCGCTGCCGGGGTGATATTGCTGCCTTGCAGGCGCAGTTGCAGACCCCGCGCAAGACGCTCTACGACAAGCTTGCGAAATACGACCTCAAGCCCGCGCACTATCGCTGA
- a CDS encoding sensor histidine kinase — MQVRLGRWYLAGIAALAVLLIGGLAMLGLDRAMRVSALAETRTVATSQAAILAAGLESELNKFSLVPRVLAADPEVAALLAGERGQQAVLNRRLAALAQQTRAAAIYLMDAKGTTLASSNWDRPDSFIGSNYGFRDYFAGALADGTRSEFALGTVSRRPGLYLAQRVGPAERPLGVVAVKVEFDSLEARWRDAEDGVFVTDAGGIVLLASDPDWRFRAVPPSTGAASLRDPARDAVRYGVAKPRPLLLPGNDQPGAPVRMIEKIQPIAPVGWELHLLADPAPRVSVALANGRLAGVSALALLALLAAGVWQWQRLRETRVAAATAAQTATLREQLRQANRLATLGQITAGLGHEIRQPLAAMRVFAENGERLLAADRTDEAAANFARIAGLAARIGEITEEQLNFSRRQIEEPRLVTLAEVIDGSLLLLRDQIRQKGIALTPPAAEAATATVRARHVQLEQVLVNLLQNAVQACETGGAIVLAIAAEGAALHLSVTDSGPGVPADLVDTLFQPFVTSKPDGIGLGLAISRDIMRQLGGDLRHEAVPAGARFTMVMPAA; from the coding sequence ATGCAGGTCAGGCTAGGGCGCTGGTATCTGGCCGGGATCGCGGCCCTGGCGGTGCTGCTGATTGGCGGCCTTGCCATGCTCGGGCTCGACCGCGCGATGCGGGTGAGTGCGCTGGCTGAAACCCGCACGGTCGCCACCAGTCAGGCCGCGATCCTTGCCGCCGGACTGGAAAGCGAGCTCAACAAGTTCAGCCTCGTCCCGCGCGTGCTTGCCGCCGATCCCGAGGTTGCCGCCTTGCTGGCGGGCGAGCGCGGACAGCAGGCCGTGCTCAATCGCCGCCTTGCCGCGCTCGCGCAGCAGACCCGCGCGGCGGCGATCTATCTGATGGACGCCAAGGGCACGACGCTTGCGTCGAGCAACTGGGATCGGCCCGACAGCTTTATCGGATCGAATTACGGGTTCCGTGACTATTTTGCCGGGGCGCTGGCCGATGGCACGCGCAGCGAGTTTGCGCTCGGCACGGTGAGCCGTCGCCCGGGGCTCTACCTTGCCCAGCGTGTCGGCCCGGCGGAAAGGCCTCTCGGGGTGGTGGCGGTCAAGGTCGAGTTCGATAGTCTCGAAGCGCGCTGGCGCGATGCCGAGGATGGCGTGTTCGTCACCGATGCGGGCGGGATCGTGCTGCTGGCGAGCGATCCTGACTGGCGGTTCCGCGCTGTCCCGCCCAGCACAGGCGCGGCCAGCCTGCGCGATCCGGCGCGCGATGCGGTGCGTTACGGCGTGGCCAAGCCGCGGCCCTTGCTGCTGCCCGGCAACGACCAGCCCGGCGCACCGGTGCGGATGATCGAGAAGATCCAGCCGATTGCGCCGGTCGGCTGGGAGCTGCATCTGCTGGCCGACCCGGCGCCGCGGGTGTCGGTGGCGCTTGCCAATGGCCGGCTGGCAGGGGTGAGCGCGCTGGCGCTGCTCGCGCTGCTGGCGGCGGGCGTGTGGCAATGGCAGCGCCTGCGCGAAACCCGCGTTGCCGCTGCAACCGCTGCGCAAACCGCGACACTGCGCGAACAGCTGCGACAGGCCAACCGCCTTGCCACACTCGGCCAGATCACCGCCGGGCTGGGCCATGAGATCCGCCAGCCGCTCGCCGCGATGCGGGTGTTTGCCGAAAATGGCGAACGCCTGCTCGCGGCCGACCGCACCGACGAGGCGGCGGCGAACTTTGCCCGCATCGCCGGGCTTGCCGCAAGGATCGGCGAGATCACCGAGGAACAGCTCAACTTCAGCCGCCGCCAGATCGAGGAGCCGCGCCTTGTTACCCTCGCCGAGGTGATCGACGGGTCGCTGCTGCTGCTGCGTGACCAGATCCGGCAGAAGGGCATCGCCCTCACGCCCCCTGCCGCAGAGGCCGCCACCGCCACGGTGCGGGCGCGGCACGTCCAGCTGGAGCAGGTGCTCGTCAATCTCCTCCAGAACGCGGTGCAGGCCTGCGAGACGGGCGGCGCGATTGTGCTGGCGATCGCGGCGGAGGGCGCTGCGCTGCACCTCAGCGTCACCGACAGCGGCCCCGGCGTTCCGGCAGACCTCGTCGATACCCTGTTCCAGCCCTTCGTCACCAGCAAGCCTGACGGCATTGGCCTTGGTCTTGCCATATCGCGCGACATCATGCGCCAGCTGGGCGGCGACCTCCGCCATGAGGCGGTGCCCGCCGGCGCGCGCTTCACCATGGTCATGCCCGCCGCATGA